A stretch of Salarias fasciatus chromosome 23, fSalaFa1.1, whole genome shotgun sequence DNA encodes these proteins:
- the hnrnpm gene encoding heterogeneous nuclear ribonucleoprotein M isoform X2 has protein sequence MKKAVEKVNKHSFNGRPLKVKEDPDGVIAQREINKAQGGPPGGHGGMGGMGGMGGMGGMDRMGGMGGMDRMDRMGPGPNGPMVSIPPSLMNNPNIPNEIIHGLQAGRIGSTVFVANLDYKVGWKKLKEVFSMAGMVVRTDILEDKDGKSRGMGTVTFEMPIEAVQAVSMFNGQLLFNRTMHVKLDEKSLPKDFGPPERGAALPRGLSGVGLGLGPGGQPIDATQLNRGGGGGGMGNMGPGGMDGMNFGNMGGRMGGGMDNFGGMNNMDRFGSSGMGRMNDMDRGIGGGFDREFGRNDMSRNNFGDSFERGMGNSLGMDRMSSGMDRLGGSMERMGGMDRMGMDRMDRVSDLDRLGSGFDRMGSGMDRLGPSMDRLGPGLDRMSSSMDCLGPAGFDRLTPSSMDRMGSSMDYGSPVGMDRMGNTGLDRMGSSFDRMGSTGGLDRFPSGGLDRMSSGMDRMGSGSVGGQFDRSGDLDRSFGGNSFGGAGPGGPGIGGGNVRKGCQIFVRNLPFDFTWKMLKDTFNTCGMVQYADIKMENGKSKGCGVVRFDNPETAEFACRTMNGYRLNGREIDVRIDRNA, from the exons ATGAAGAAAGCAGTGGAGAAGGTCAACAAACACAGCTTTAATGGACGACCACTGAAGGTGAAAGAG GATCCTGATGGTGTGATTGCTCAGAGGGAAATCAACAAGGCTCAAGGTGGTCCTCCAGGTGGCCATGGAGGCATGGGTGGCATGGGTGGAATGGGTGGTATGGGGGGTATGGACCGCATGGGGGGAATGGGTGGTATGGACCGCATGGATCGCATGGGACCTGGACCTAATGGGCCTATGGTCAGTATTCCTCCAAGTCTGATGAACAACCCCAACATCCCAAATGAAATCATCCATGGCCTCCAGGCTGGAAGGATTGGCAGCACAGTTTTTGTCGCAAAT CTCGACTACAAGGTGGGATGGAAAAAGCTGAAGGAGGTGTTTAGCATGGCAGGCATGGTGGTCAGAACTGACATTCTGGAGGACAAGGATGGCAAAAGCAGAGGAATGGGAACTGTAACATTTGAAATGCCAATTGAAGCAGTCCAGGCCGTCT CTATGTTCAATGGGCAGCTCTTGTTCAACAGAACCATGCATGTCAAACTG gatgagaAATCCCTCCCAAAAGATTTTGGTCCACCAGAAAGGGGAGCTGCTCTTCCAC GTGGCCTAAGCGGGGTTGGTTTGGGCCTGGGACCCGGTGGGCAGCCGATTGATGCTACGCAGCTCAacagaggtggtggtggtggtggtatggGCAACATGGGCCCTGGAG GAATGGATGGCATGAACTTCGGAAACATGGGAGGTCGCATGGGGGGAG GAATGGACAACTTTGGTGGAATGAACAACATGGATCGTTTCGGATCTTCTGGGATGGGCAGAATGAATG ACATGGATCGTGGGATTGGTGGTGGTTTTGACAGGGAATTTGGGCGAAATGACATGTCTCGCAATAATTTCGGAGACTCCTTTGAAAGAGGAATGG GAAATTCCCTGGGTATGGACCGGATGAGCTCGGGAATGGACCGCCTGGGAGGAAGCATGGAACGCATGGGAGGGATGGACCGGATGGGCATGGACAGGATGGATCGAGTGTCTGATCTGGACAGGCTTGGCTCTGGGTTCGACCGGATGGGCTCGGGCATGGACAGGCTGGGTCCCAGTATGGACAGGCTTGGACCCGGCCTGGATCGTATGAGCTCCAGCATGGACTGCCTTGGCCCAGCTGGCTTTGATCGTCTAACTCCATCTTCTATGGATCGCATGGGTTCCAGCATGGACTATGGTTCGCCAGTGGGTATGGATCGCATGGGCAACACTGGGCTTGACAGAATGGGCAGCAGTTTTGACCGTATGGGCTCCACTGGAGGACTTGACCGCTTCCCCTCTGGTGGACTCGATCGAATGAGCTCTGGCATGGACCGGATGGGCTCAGGAAGCGTTGGTGGTCAGTTTGACCGTTCCGGTGACTTGGATCGAAGCTTCGGTGGAAATTCAtttggaggagctggacctggagggcCTGGGATTGGTGGAGGCAATGTGAGGAAAGGATGCCAGATTTTTGTCAGAAAC TTGCCATTTGACTTCACCTGGAAGATGCTGAAGGATACCTTTAACACATGTG GTATGGTCCAGTATGCTGATATTAAGATGGAGAATGGCAAGTCCAAGGGCTGTGGTGTGGTCCGCTTCGACAACCCCGAAACTGCTGAGTTCGCCTGTCGTACCATGAATGGCTACCGGCTGAATGGAAGAGAGATTGATGTTAGAATTGATAGGAATGCATAA